The Devosia sp. MC521 genome has a segment encoding these proteins:
- a CDS encoding TIGR01244 family sulfur transferase, with the protein MELKRINDHVSVSGQIQPEDVTTLKSLGFTTIINNRPDGESPDQPAGAEIEAAANAAGLTYVSIPLGRDGVSPELIENTKSALEGSEGKVFCFCRSGTRSTTLWALSRAGEEPAEEIIAQAAEAGYDMSHLAGYLSQS; encoded by the coding sequence TTGGAATTGAAGCGTATTAACGATCACGTCAGTGTATCGGGACAGATACAGCCGGAAGACGTGACGACGCTGAAAAGCCTTGGTTTCACGACGATTATCAACAATCGTCCAGATGGGGAATCGCCGGATCAACCGGCTGGAGCTGAAATCGAAGCAGCCGCAAATGCTGCCGGGCTCACCTATGTTTCTATTCCACTCGGCCGTGACGGGGTAAGCCCGGAACTGATCGAAAACACCAAGTCTGCGCTTGAGGGGAGCGAAGGCAAGGTATTCTGTTTCTGCCGCTCGGGTACGCGTTCTACAACGCTCTGGGCTCTTTCGCGCGCTGGTGAGGAGCCAGCCGAAGAGATCATCGCTCAGGCAGCAGAAGCAGGCTATGACATGAGCCATCTGGCTGGTTACCTCAGCCAATCTTAG